Below is a window of Chionomys nivalis chromosome 19, mChiNiv1.1, whole genome shotgun sequence DNA.
ACCCAGCAGGAAACCAGCCTGCTTGGATTAGAGACACTCTTCCTTCACCCTTCTCCTGTTTAGAAGAGGCCACACCCATCCAACCTGTTGTCACAGCTGCTGGCTCCTCCACCCTGAGAGGCCCTAGACTGATGCTTGGACATAGGGGCCAGGATGCCAGTCCATTCCGGTTTAAGTGTCTGTAACGGCTCTTCAGTTTCCAAGGCAGAGTTCCATACGGTAAAGCTGGACAGGACTTAGTGACCATAGAGTGTGACATCAGGTTAGGAGAGTAAATAATTGTCCTGGGCTAGGGAGACAGCtgagcaggtaaaagtgcttttCGTGTCAGCCTGATTCTGAGTACGATCCCTGGACCCCGGGAACGGTGGACTGAGAGAGCATGCTCACGCAGCGATCCCTGGACCCCCGGGATCGGTGGACTGAGAGAGCATGCTGACGCAGTAAAACTTAAACCCGGCGGTAgcggtgcacgtctttaatcccagtactcgggaggcagaggcaggcggatctctgtcagttcaaggccagcctggtctacaagagctagttccaggacaggctccaaaaccacagagaaaccctgtctcgaaaaaaaaaaacaacaaaacaaaacaaaacaaccttataaagaaataaaaaattgcaCCCAAACTCGAaaacctttctctcctttctacctgagttctggaattaggGTCAAAGGCATCAGGTACGGGGTCATCATAGCCACGCCCTTTAATCCTGGCAGTGCTGAGCCAGGCCTTCTGAACGGGCACTGGGCACCGAGCCAGCCAGCTGTCTCGCAGTGGTGAAGATGGCAGAGGAAGAGGGCAGTATGGAGGAGGGGGATGTGTTCCTAGCTTTCGCCCAGGGTCCCACCCCTCCTCGGGGGCCCCTGCGGCGTGCTCTGGACAAGATCTTTCTCACCTTCCTGGtcctcttcctgactctgctgATGCTGGAGGCTGCTTACAAGCTGCTGTGGCCCCTGCCATGGGCGACGTTTCGGGACTGGCTCCTGCAGACACCCGAGGAGGAAGGGGCGCTGGAACTCTGAATGTCTCCCTGTAGACAGGGCATCCTTGCAACTGAGGTGAGAAAAGGAGACTTCAGAGGGATTGGGGTGGGAGGGATAGCTTAGGCCAGCACTCTAAGTTCCTTTCTGTTTATGCACACGTGGGTGGTGGCTCTGGCTGTGTGCACAAGGGCGCCCAGAGGCTAGAGAGTtttggatcccctggggctggagttacggGACGCTGTAAATGGGTCCTGGGacccaaactcatgtcctctgccACTCCCGCACTTTTAACTTCAGATACACATACAATGTatattgatcatattcattcctcAGACatcccctccaactcctccaggatccccctccctccctataagttttaaaaaattaactttttagtCAGTATACAAGTAATGGGTTGTTTCATTGTGATATTGCCACATACATCATTGTGTTACCTGCCTCCTCCATGCTGTTCTGCTGCCCACCCTTGCTGGCCCCCAGGGTCTCGAGCTGCTTCTTGTCACCTGTATCCCATCTCCCTCTCTTGAGTCACCCTCTAGACTGCTTCTCCCCTTCTAATCTACACATATGAGctcacacacgaacacacacacacaagcatacagacacacgaacacacacacaagcatacatgcacacgaacacacacacaagcatacacacacatatgaacacacacaagcacacacacatgaacacacacaagcacacacaagcacacacatgaacacacacgcatagagacacatgaacacacacacaagcacacaaacacatacacgaacacacacaagcatacacacacatacgaacacacacaagcacacacacatgaacacacaagcatacagacacatgaacacacacaagcacacacacaaacacatacatgaacacacacacaagcatacacacatgaacacatacacaaacgaacacacacaagcatacacacacacacgaacacacatacaaacatacacacacacgaacacacaagcatagacacatgaacacacacacagatgaacacacacacatccctctgtATAATACGGTATATAAAGTTTAAATCCAGATTCCCACATATGAGAGAATAAAAGGGATAATCTATTCTTTTGAAtatagcttaatttttttttttaaagatttatttattatgtatacaacattccttccatgtatgctttcgtgccagaagagggcaccagatctcattatagatggctgtgagccaccatgtggttgctgggaattgaactcaggacctctggaagagcagtcagtgctcttaaccgctgagccatctctccagtccccctagCTTAATTTTTTTGAGTGATTTCCATTTCCTCTGCTTTCCTGGAAATGTCACATTTTCTTCCCGGCTGAATAAGACCccagtgcatatgtgtgtaccacatttgTCTGTTGATGGACACTTAAGCCGCATCCATCTTTCGGCTTTTGCGAGCGCTACAGCAATAAACATGGACGTGCAGGGGTCTCTGTGGTGTTCTGACTTAGGCTTCTTCAACCGCCGCTTCGGGATCGAGACAGCAGGACAAGTTTGGCCTCAGGCCGTGCAGAAGTGATATACTTGGCCCACCTCAAACTGGGCTATAGAAGGGTTTCTGGCAGACAGATAAAAGTCAGAATTCCTCAAGAATTTGTGAAACAGGTTCCTGTCTGCAAAGAGGACTGATTTCCCTTGCCTCTGGACGAAGGGACAGATGGCTCTCCATtgatgtgtgcctggtgcctctcGGCCTATCAGAACCCACGCTAGCCCCCAGGTTCCTACAGTCCCCATCCATAAATACCTGTTATCTCTTTCAAAGCCCCAATTACTAACATCCTGGCCCCTCTCACCTCTTCCCTAAACTGCCAGACCTGCTCCAGCTCTgggtttcccttcccccagctgctCCAGCTCAGGGCTTCCGTCCCCCCAGCTGCTCATCCTCTTTTTATAACCTGCTACTTGGGACCAGCATGGCGCTCATAACTCATCCCAGGGTCCagtcgccctcttctggtcttcgtGAGCATCAGACACACGGGgctgtatatacatacatacacgcaggcgAAACACCCGCAGTTCTGAGTAGCTGCAATTATTGTAAGAACAGAAGTGTGCAAACAGCGCAAACCCATGTTTGTATTATTCATATGTACTTTATCCTGCCGTTTTCACCTCCTTTACTCCCTCACACCCCCACTCACTCCCATGGAAGATGTTTCCCATGGTCCcaggctttccttccttccatcccgtCTTCTTCCACATCCCCTCAGCCTAGGACTTGCCCTCAGCTTGCTTAGttaccaatttaaaaaatattcatcttACTTTGTGCATACGGatgttctgcctgcctgcacGTATGTTCATCACGAGCATGCCTAGTGGATGGCTGGGAACGGGGTTACAGGTGATTGAGTCTTTATGTAGGTCCTGAGAACCTGCGAGAGCAACCTCTTCTCGCCTCCTCAGGCCCCTGCACTCATACACAGACATAAGACAGAAATAAACAATTAAGAAAAGATGGGGAACCTTCATCTCAGGCATCCACTCAGGAAAACCCATTCTGAGAAACCCAAGGGTATGAAATTAAATCCTTCATTATCTTTAGAGTTCCGTTAACTATTGAAGAACTTTTCTGTTTCCCAATTTAAATGCCATAAGCTCAGAGGGCCGGACAGGAAGCGAGGtggggtgctttttttttttttgcgagcTTGAGGTTCGGGTCCTCCGCGAACCACTGGGCTTCTCGGTTCCACGAATAGGCAAGATGTCCACCACCTGAGGAACGTGGAAGGCGGCAGAGGGGCGACCTTAGAGCGAAGGGTGTTCACTTCTGGCCTCCTCACCAGCACACCTGCGGGCTTCGCCTCGATAGCCGGCGGGCATCACAGCGGGTCTCCCGCCCCTCTTTTCTCCGCAGCTCCGGGAGGAGACGCCCCGAGGGATTTTATGAGCCTCTTTTCATCTTCTGCGCTCCCAGCGGCAGTTTACGCGGCTTCTCGGCCAGCCCGCTCCAGGCTGTCCCGCGCCCCGCCTCAGGCCCTGCGAACCCCACCGTGAAGCACAGCCTTCTGGTCAGcatgacccccggagaaacagaGGGCCGGGCGCCACGTCGGTGGTGCCGCGTGGGCAGCGCTCACCGACGGCAATAATAATACCTCACTCGCGCGGCGTGCTGTGCTCATTCCGTCCGCCCCTGACCGCCTCCATCTGCGCGGCGCCTCGGGAAGGGACGGGAACCCGGGGCCCGACAGAGGGAGCACGGTAGCGAGTGTCAGGCTTACACCAACCCAGCACAGGCAAAAAAATTTATTCCGTTCCCTGGGGCCGTGCACAGCTGTGGAGAGAGCCCAGCTACTTAGGTACCGTTCGGGGGTTCCTTCCCCTTCTAGGAGCAGGGGTTAGATCTTCCCCGCCCTCGACCAGATCGCGATGGGGAGGTCCGACTGGTCCGGGGGCCTCGGCAGACACCAGGTGCAGAGAGCTCCACCCCTTCCCCGAGGAGGGTTGTGCAGGCCAGGCCAGTGCCGTACGGCAACATGGCGTGCCCCGCACCGGAGTGCCAAAGCCCCGCCCCCCTGAGTGTCTGAGCACTGGGAGCGGCGTCTTAGGTGGGCGGGTCACGCGACGCTTCCGGCTAACAAGAGGACTGGGTGCCGTACAGCAACATGTCCGCCCGCAGGTGCTGCTGGCGGAAACTCTACGGCTTCCGGTCCGTAGTGGGGCCTacggtgggggttgggggaaaggAAGGCGGAGGGAACCATGCGAGGTTCTGTGATCCGCGGTGAGGGGATCCTCGAGGGACCGTTTCAGAGGTGGGGGCCGGGCCGTGCGCGGAGCGGGGCTGGCGGGGCAGGAGTAGCGAGGGCGAGGGATCGGCGGGACCTGAGTGCCGAGCCAGAGGGGCAAGCTGTATGGTACCTTGCCAGCCCCGAGGAGGAGTGAGGCGGCCTAGGGctgaattgggggagggggcacttGGCGGGAAGCTGAGACCGGAGACTGGCCCCACCTGCGGCTGGGAGCCTAGGTTATCAGGAGTGCCCGGTGGTGAGCTCGCTGTCGGTTACGAGTCAGAGAATGGGGGTAACCGGGGTGCGGTGAGAGGCAGGGGACTTAAGGTGGAAATCTCCAGTCTAAAGTCCCGGTTTGAGGAATCCCAATGGAAGATGGAACATGGACAGAGCtgtaggaggggagaggggactgATTGGGCTTCACCTGGCAGTCAAGAGTTGGAGTTAGGGAAAAACTCGCAGAAGccaggcgcacgcctttaatcccagcactcgggaggcagaagaagggatCTTtgtcagttcaaagccagcctggtctacagagcgagttccaggacagccaggcctactcagagaaaacaaacaaaaaggaaaaactcGGAGTGAGACGTTGTTGTGTTTGAGGGCGGAGGTGGCTCCGACGGGGGTTTGGTTTTTGTGGACAGAGTCTGGGAAACTCAGAGGCCAGCGTGGGACCTTTTACTGGAATAGGGAGTAAGAACTTTCCAGCTGACAGAGAGGGGAAAACACAACTGAGAGACCGGAAATTGAGGGGTGGAGTTCAGGGTGGGGATTTAAGATTATATGGGAGGTTTGCCCCCAGAACTGCTTTAAACTGGTAGTTGTTGAAGACAGTTAGGGGTATGTGATGGGGCGAGGCCCTGCAGGAGGTGCTCCTCCTGTGGCCCCTTCCCTTCCAGAACTCTGACCTTCCCAACCCTTCCCCCCTTAGGGGGATTTGATCCCCCATGGCCGCCGCTGACAGTGTCATTGTGCTGGACGATGACGACGAGGACGAAGCAGCTGCACAGCCGGGGCCCTCCCACCTGCCCTCCAATCCTGTGTCACCAGGGCCTGAAGCCTCTGGTCCCTCTGAGTCCCATGGGGATGGAGGAAGCAGTCAGTCAGGTGGCAGAAAGTGCTACAAGCTGGAGAATGAAAGGCTGTTTGAAGAGGTAAGCTTCTGAGAAgtctccttttgtttttgagacagggtctctgtggccctggctgcctggaactgtCTAGGTGAGGCTGCCCTTGAACACAGAGTTCCACTTGCCTCCtgacagctgggattaaaggtgtgaacctcTATGACCTGCTAGGGAAGATGGAAGGGGATTGGATTGGCTATTGTTCTGGCTTTCCCactaattccatttttttttatgccTTCTTTGTCTCCCACCGTTCCTATGAATTCTCTCCAGTTCCTTGAACTGTGTAAGATGCAGACAGCGGACCACCCTGAGGTGGTCCCGTTCCTCTACAAACTGCAGCAGCGTGCCCAGTCTctgtttctggcctctgcagagtT
It encodes the following:
- the Smim40 gene encoding small integral membrane protein 40, encoding MAEEEGSMEEGDVFLAFAQGPTPPRGPLRRALDKIFLTFLVLFLTLLMLEAAYKLLWPLPWATFRDWLLQTPEEEGALEL